A window from Neobacillus sp. PS3-40 encodes these proteins:
- a CDS encoding (Fe-S)-binding protein: MTTVKEQKTIQDQFKARMNEDELLNCMRCGFCLPACPTYIESGFKESHSPRGRIAMMKAVVDGLIEPDEDFERSLDLCLSCRACEAVCPSGVKYGELLEEARDIISQNKKYSLPTRIVRKAVFEGLFPHPNRMKNLTGLIGFYQRSGIQTIARKIGFLGLLPDSLTAMEKVLPKVATLKQLKNRPDYLPAIGEQTKRVAFFSGCLMDSMFLETNDATMKLLQLAGCEIVIPQTQTCCGALHGHYGEKTSSKDLAIRNIKAFEDLNVDFIITNAGGCGAFLVEYGHLFQDDPEWNDRAHAFSNKIQDISEILVAVKFHEKVRLELPFQIITYQDSCHLKNVMKTASAPRTLLKAIKGTEYREMYDADRCCGSAGIYNIIESENSMKMLDYKMVQTKNTQASTVVTANPGCLLQMKLGIEREGLASTMRGIHIVDLLLEAVKN, translated from the coding sequence ATGACAACAGTGAAAGAACAGAAAACTATTCAAGATCAATTTAAAGCCAGAATGAATGAAGATGAACTGTTAAATTGTATGAGATGCGGTTTTTGTTTACCGGCTTGTCCAACTTATATTGAATCTGGCTTCAAAGAATCCCATTCACCTAGAGGCCGTATTGCCATGATGAAGGCTGTTGTTGATGGTCTTATCGAGCCAGATGAGGATTTCGAACGCTCCTTAGATCTTTGCCTTAGCTGTAGAGCATGTGAAGCAGTTTGTCCTTCAGGTGTGAAATATGGCGAACTTCTAGAAGAAGCTCGAGATATTATTAGTCAAAATAAGAAGTATTCCCTACCTACACGCATAGTACGAAAAGCTGTTTTTGAAGGCCTTTTTCCTCACCCAAATAGGATGAAAAATCTGACTGGTTTAATTGGCTTCTACCAGCGATCTGGAATCCAAACAATCGCAAGGAAAATTGGCTTTTTGGGCCTACTGCCAGATTCTTTAACAGCAATGGAAAAGGTGTTACCTAAGGTTGCAACCTTAAAGCAACTGAAAAACCGCCCTGATTATCTTCCGGCAATTGGTGAACAAACGAAAAGGGTTGCATTTTTTAGTGGATGTTTAATGGATAGCATGTTTCTTGAGACAAATGATGCAACAATGAAATTGCTTCAACTTGCAGGCTGTGAAATTGTCATACCACAAACCCAAACTTGCTGTGGAGCTCTTCATGGACACTATGGAGAAAAGACATCCTCTAAGGATCTCGCCATACGAAATATTAAGGCATTCGAAGATTTAAATGTTGATTTCATTATTACAAATGCTGGTGGCTGTGGAGCATTTTTAGTAGAATATGGTCACTTGTTTCAGGATGATCCAGAATGGAATGATCGAGCACATGCCTTTTCAAACAAAATACAAGATATTTCAGAAATTCTTGTTGCTGTAAAATTCCATGAAAAAGTTAGGCTCGAGTTACCATTTCAAATTATTACCTACCAAGATTCATGCCATCTTAAAAATGTCATGAAAACTGCCTCAGCTCCTCGAACCTTACTCAAAGCAATTAAAGGAACGGAGTACAGGGAAATGTATGATGCTGACCGCTGCTGTGGTTCAGCCGGCATTTACAATATTATTGAATCCGAAAACTCAATGAAAATGCTGGATTATAAAATGGTTCAAACCAAAAATACCCAAGCTTCCACTGTTGTCACTGCAAACCCGGGATGTTTATTACAAATGAAACTCGGAATCGAAAGAGAAGGACTTGCATCAACAATGAGAGGTATTCACATTGTCGACCTTTTATTAGAAGCCGTTAAAAATTAA
- the glcD gene encoding glycolate oxidase subunit GlcD: MLSNVVKDKIIAIVTKENYEDSKTERLVYSYDSTPNLQAMPDAVVSPRNTEEISKILKICNEFNVPIVPRGSGTNLCGGTCPVEGGIVLLLKHMYKILEIDEENLTITVQPGVITLDLMKAVEAKGLFYPPDPGSMKISTIAGNISENAGGLRGLKYGVTRDYVIGLEVVLPNGDIIRTGGKLAKDVAGYDLTRLMVGSEGTLGVITEATLKLLPMPETKKTMLALYSDLESAAKTVSKIIANKIIPITLEFLDQPTIKVVEAHAKIGLPTDAKAVLLIEQDGPPEVVERDIEKIIKICKEQNAVSVQVASTEAEAESLRTARRTALSALARLKPTTILEDATVPRSEIARMVNAINDIAKKYKLEICTFGHAGDGNLHPTCPTDARNHEEMERVENAFAEIFDKAIEFGGTITGEHGVGVMKAPYLEWKLGKEGVAAMKAIKQSFDPNNIMNPGKVFAKQTRKRVVITK, translated from the coding sequence ATGCTTTCGAATGTTGTAAAAGATAAAATTATTGCAATTGTCACAAAGGAAAACTATGAAGACTCAAAAACGGAACGGCTAGTTTATTCATATGATTCAACACCAAACCTTCAAGCTATGCCAGATGCTGTTGTCAGTCCAAGAAATACAGAAGAGATATCTAAGATCCTTAAAATCTGTAATGAATTTAACGTTCCGATCGTTCCCCGTGGCTCCGGAACTAATTTATGTGGTGGTACATGCCCAGTAGAGGGTGGAATTGTCCTCCTATTAAAACATATGTACAAAATTCTCGAGATTGATGAAGAAAATTTGACGATAACAGTTCAACCTGGAGTTATTACTCTTGATTTGATGAAAGCAGTAGAAGCAAAAGGCCTATTTTATCCACCTGATCCAGGCTCAATGAAAATCTCAACAATAGCAGGAAATATAAGTGAAAATGCTGGTGGATTACGTGGACTAAAATATGGTGTAACAAGGGACTATGTCATTGGACTTGAAGTTGTGCTTCCAAACGGAGATATCATTCGAACTGGTGGCAAATTAGCAAAAGACGTTGCTGGGTATGATTTGACACGTCTTATGGTAGGTTCTGAAGGAACTCTTGGTGTGATCACTGAAGCAACCTTGAAATTGTTACCAATGCCTGAAACGAAAAAAACTATGCTTGCTTTATACTCAGATCTTGAGTCAGCAGCAAAAACTGTTTCTAAAATTATTGCAAATAAAATTATTCCGATAACACTTGAATTTCTAGATCAACCAACCATAAAAGTAGTAGAAGCACATGCCAAAATCGGCTTGCCAACAGATGCAAAGGCTGTTCTTTTAATTGAGCAGGATGGTCCACCAGAAGTAGTGGAACGGGATATTGAAAAAATAATCAAAATCTGTAAGGAACAAAATGCAGTGTCGGTACAAGTTGCTTCCACAGAAGCAGAAGCAGAATCACTTAGAACAGCCCGTCGTACTGCTTTATCTGCCCTTGCGCGACTTAAACCAACAACAATCCTAGAGGATGCAACAGTTCCACGTTCTGAAATTGCTAGAATGGTTAATGCCATTAATGACATTGCCAAAAAATACAAGCTTGAAATTTGTACCTTTGGTCATGCTGGAGATGGAAACCTTCATCCTACATGTCCGACCGACGCTAGGAACCATGAAGAAATGGAACGGGTTGAAAATGCTTTTGCAGAGATATTTGATAAGGCAATTGAGTTTGGTGGCACCATTACAGGTGAACATGGTGTTGGTGTCATGAAAGCCCCTTACCTTGAATGGAAACTCGGCAAGGAAGGCGTTGCCGCGATGAAAGCAATCAAACAATCATTTGACCCTAATAATATTATGAATCCTGGTAAAGTTTTTGCAAAACAAACCAGAAAACGTGTGGTGATTACAAAATGA
- a CDS encoding alpha/beta-type small acid-soluble spore protein, with amino-acid sequence MSRNSNKLLVPGIEQYLDQVKYEIAQEFGVQLGSDTVSRANGSVGGEITKRLVQQAQAQLSGQNSQK; translated from the coding sequence ATGTCAAGAAACAGTAATAAGCTATTAGTACCAGGAATCGAACAATATTTGGATCAGGTAAAATATGAAATTGCTCAGGAATTTGGTGTTCAATTAGGATCTGACACTGTTTCGCGTGCAAATGGCTCCGTAGGCGGCGAAATTACCAAAAGATTAGTGCAACAGGCTCAAGCACAATTATCCGGTCAAAACTCACAAAAATAA
- a CDS encoding peptide chain release factor 3 yields the protein MSKNFKDEVLSRRTFAIISHPDAGKTTLTEKLLLFGGAIRDAGTVKARKTGKYATSDWMEIEKQRGISVTSSVMQFDYNGFQVNILDTPGHQDFSEDTYRTLMAVDSAVMIIDSAKGIEEQTLKLFKVCRMRGIPIFTFINKLDRQGKPPLELLAELEEVLGIESYPMNWPIGMGKEFLGIYDRFFNRIEQFRVSEEERFIPLNANGEIDGEHSLKSTGLYDQTLEEVLLLNEAGNSFSPEKVANGALIPVFFGSALTAFGVQTFLETYLQFAPPPIARNSSAGEIDPMSEQFSGFVFKIQANMNPAHRDRIAFVRICSGKFERGMTVNIPRLNKQLKLSQSTSFMAEERSTVEEAVSGDIIGLYDTGTYQIGDTITTGKDDFQFERLPQFTPELFVRVSAKNVMKQKSFYKGINQLVQEGAIQLFKTVKTDEYLLGAVGQLQFEVFEHRMKNEYNAEVYMERYGSKITRWLESDVVDENLSSSRSLLVKDRFEQYVFLFENDFALRWFQEKNPTVKLYNPMDMHD from the coding sequence ATGAGTAAGAATTTTAAAGATGAAGTATTATCTCGCCGGACATTTGCGATAATATCCCACCCAGATGCTGGTAAAACAACTTTAACGGAAAAACTACTATTATTCGGCGGAGCGATTCGTGATGCTGGTACCGTAAAGGCAAGGAAAACGGGTAAATATGCTACAAGTGACTGGATGGAAATTGAAAAGCAACGTGGAATTTCTGTTACATCTAGTGTGATGCAATTTGATTATAACGGTTTTCAAGTAAATATTTTGGATACTCCAGGGCACCAAGATTTTAGTGAAGATACGTATCGTACCTTAATGGCAGTAGACAGTGCAGTCATGATTATTGATTCTGCCAAAGGGATCGAGGAACAAACCTTAAAGCTTTTTAAGGTTTGCCGGATGCGTGGTATCCCAATTTTCACTTTTATCAATAAGCTTGATCGTCAAGGAAAACCCCCACTAGAACTCCTTGCTGAACTTGAAGAAGTTTTGGGGATTGAATCGTACCCAATGAACTGGCCAATCGGTATGGGAAAAGAGTTTTTAGGTATTTACGATCGCTTTTTCAATCGCATTGAACAATTCCGAGTCAGTGAGGAAGAAAGATTTATTCCACTCAATGCTAATGGAGAAATTGATGGGGAGCACTCGTTGAAATCTACAGGACTATATGATCAAACGCTGGAAGAGGTATTGTTACTTAATGAAGCTGGAAATAGTTTCTCACCAGAAAAAGTAGCAAATGGAGCATTAATTCCTGTATTCTTCGGGAGTGCGTTAACTGCTTTTGGTGTTCAAACATTTCTAGAAACATATTTGCAATTTGCACCACCTCCAATAGCGCGGAATTCATCAGCTGGAGAAATTGATCCGATGTCTGAACAATTTTCTGGATTTGTATTTAAAATCCAGGCCAACATGAATCCGGCCCATCGTGATCGAATTGCATTTGTCCGTATTTGCTCAGGAAAATTTGAACGCGGAATGACAGTCAATATTCCAAGGTTAAATAAGCAGCTAAAACTTTCTCAATCTACTTCATTTATGGCTGAAGAGCGTAGCACTGTAGAAGAAGCGGTTAGTGGAGATATTATTGGCCTCTATGATACCGGCACATACCAAATTGGAGATACCATCACAACAGGAAAAGATGATTTCCAATTTGAAAGACTTCCTCAATTTACGCCTGAACTATTTGTGCGGGTATCTGCTAAAAATGTGATGAAACAAAAGTCGTTTTATAAAGGGATAAACCAGCTCGTTCAAGAAGGGGCTATCCAGTTATTTAAAACAGTTAAGACGGATGAATACTTGCTAGGTGCTGTTGGACAGCTGCAATTTGAAGTTTTTGAGCATCGGATGAAAAATGAGTATAATGCTGAAGTCTATATGGAACGTTACGGTTCAAAAATTACAAGATGGCTTGAGAGTGATGTGGTCGATGAAAATCTATCTAGTTCTCGAAGTTTACTTGTAAAAGACCGTTTTGAACAATATGTATTTTTATTTGAAAATGATTTTGCTCTAAGATGGTTCCAAGAGAAAAACCCAACGGTAAAACTTTATAATCCAATGGATATGCATGACTAA
- a CDS encoding DUF3905 domain-containing protein yields the protein MKNSKEEQQIENVSLDETLPHQINAPSFKGTGIKMEPPFINKYGVKIGDSMYASKNSPLENWTKDTDPSIMSGDDWVHPTNDIGWNSTENRELLENKRSPQSFPFMHPTKDVGQNND from the coding sequence GTGAAGAACAGCAAAGAAGAACAGCAAATTGAAAATGTAAGCTTAGATGAAACTCTTCCACATCAAATAAATGCACCAAGCTTTAAAGGGACAGGTATAAAAATGGAACCTCCCTTTATAAATAAATATGGTGTCAAAATTGGTGACAGCATGTATGCTTCTAAAAACTCCCCGTTAGAAAATTGGACAAAAGATACTGACCCTTCCATTATGTCTGGTGATGATTGGGTACATCCAACAAATGATATTGGCTGGAATTCAACCGAAAATCGTGAACTTTTAGAAAATAAAAGAAGCCCACAGTCATTTCCATTTATGCACCCAACAAAGGATGTCGGTCAGAACAATGATTGA
- a CDS encoding sugar diacid recognition domain-containing protein has translation MLLAKLAEKIVNEVRKLIGEDIIVVNTDGTIIASTDRTRIGMFHEGALIVSKEKRKLIITKGGEQNLKGVKAGISFPIFFQNNVIGVIGITGEPLRVTPFGEIIRKMTELLISENYYAEQFDRQSRAMETFVMDWIQTKDWDDSIINRARILEINIHLRRIIAIIDFESFDYIISRDAWTSMVKWFSPNPNDIVVRWGNERIVILLDFSNNPTKETINKKLEGFISFLRGQFGLSAFVGIGQAADSKEIRSSYRQAERALKVSKQKMKIIFDEELTLEMVLDELSPKTIHDFITRTIGPILTDKELIATLKELFKQNHSLKKTSDQLHIHINTLHYRLKKIDEYTQLNTGNIHDLLIMYLAILFLDVHTKISG, from the coding sequence TTGCTTTTAGCAAAGCTTGCCGAAAAAATTGTTAACGAGGTTAGGAAGCTAATTGGCGAAGATATTATTGTTGTTAACACAGATGGAACAATAATTGCGAGTACTGATCGGACACGGATAGGAATGTTTCACGAAGGGGCACTAATTGTCTCAAAGGAAAAACGTAAATTAATTATCACAAAAGGTGGAGAACAAAATTTAAAAGGAGTAAAAGCCGGTATTAGCTTTCCTATTTTTTTTCAAAATAATGTGATTGGTGTTATCGGTATAACTGGCGAGCCCTTAAGAGTAACCCCTTTTGGGGAGATCATCCGTAAAATGACCGAACTTTTAATTAGCGAAAATTATTATGCTGAGCAATTTGATCGGCAATCTCGGGCAATGGAAACCTTTGTCATGGACTGGATCCAAACAAAGGATTGGGACGATTCTATTATAAATAGAGCCAGAATATTAGAGATAAACATACACCTTAGAAGAATAATAGCAATAATCGACTTTGAGTCCTTTGACTACATTATTTCTAGAGACGCTTGGACATCGATGGTGAAATGGTTTAGCCCTAATCCAAATGATATCGTTGTTAGGTGGGGGAACGAGCGGATTGTCATCCTTTTAGATTTTTCAAACAACCCAACCAAAGAAACAATTAATAAAAAGCTTGAAGGTTTTATTTCATTTCTAAGGGGCCAATTTGGGCTTTCGGCGTTTGTTGGAATAGGACAAGCAGCAGATTCAAAAGAAATACGGAGTTCATATCGGCAGGCAGAAAGAGCATTAAAGGTCTCGAAGCAAAAAATGAAGATTATTTTTGATGAGGAATTAACACTTGAAATGGTTCTAGACGAGTTAAGTCCAAAAACCATACATGACTTTATCACTCGTACAATCGGGCCAATCTTAACAGATAAAGAGTTAATAGCAACGTTAAAGGAGCTATTTAAGCAAAATCATTCCTTAAAGAAAACTTCAGATCAACTTCACATTCATATCAATACCCTCCATTATCGCTTAAAAAAAATTGATGAATACACACAATTAAACACTGGTAATATTCATGATTTGTTGATTATGTACTTAGCTATTCTTTTTTTAGATGTTCATACAAAAATTAGTGGATAA
- a CDS encoding anti-sigma factor domain-containing protein: MKKGILIEINDAHLTLLTPSGEFLHAKNLNQSYTIGEELFFYPIQEPKKNSTYILSNLFRIKPLPAFLVAFLLFLGTFIPMYQTNKAYAYMSIDVNPSIELGVNKSMKVVNLTAYNLDGKKIISHIDDWKKEKVSQVAHSILNEMKKQGYLKENHVIIISTVRIEKTEKPVEKKLTESMNEIKETVKENHLQLTVLTGSEKEMEKAHHLGITTGKYQENKMQTSHKNENSKEPIEQEINKNEVTKMNQPAEIIKKQENNRDVHAPFKKESENKNISYYKNKVVSSPRKQVKVKTVEQKETVEEDRKLEEEWDNDNKVSHSVNHSYINKQYKAKSDEHDQEKYDQEKYNQHHNK; the protein is encoded by the coding sequence ATGAAAAAAGGGATTTTAATCGAAATAAACGATGCTCATTTGACCCTATTAACCCCTAGTGGTGAATTTTTACATGCAAAAAACCTTAACCAATCCTATACGATTGGGGAAGAGCTGTTTTTTTATCCAATACAAGAACCCAAGAAAAACAGCACTTATATTCTTTCAAATTTATTCAGGATTAAACCACTGCCAGCATTCTTGGTTGCATTCCTGCTTTTTCTAGGTACGTTTATTCCGATGTATCAGACAAACAAAGCATATGCATATATGTCCATAGATGTTAATCCAAGTATTGAGCTTGGGGTAAATAAAAGCATGAAAGTAGTTAACCTAACTGCTTATAATCTTGACGGGAAAAAGATAATCTCTCACATTGATGATTGGAAAAAAGAGAAGGTTTCACAAGTAGCACATTCAATTCTAAATGAAATGAAGAAGCAGGGTTACCTTAAAGAAAATCATGTGATTATCATCTCAACTGTTCGTATTGAAAAAACAGAAAAACCTGTGGAAAAAAAGTTAACGGAAAGTATGAATGAGATTAAAGAAACCGTTAAAGAAAATCATCTTCAGCTAACTGTTTTAACTGGATCAGAAAAGGAAATGGAAAAAGCTCACCATTTAGGGATAACAACAGGAAAATATCAAGAAAATAAAATGCAAACATCACATAAGAATGAAAATTCTAAGGAACCTATTGAACAGGAAATAAACAAAAATGAAGTTACCAAGATGAATCAACCTGCAGAAATAATAAAAAAGCAGGAAAATAATCGTGATGTTCATGCTCCTTTCAAAAAAGAAAGCGAAAACAAAAATATTTCATATTATAAAAATAAAGTTGTTTCCTCGCCAAGGAAACAGGTTAAAGTGAAAACAGTGGAACAGAAGGAAACAGTAGAAGAGGATAGAAAATTAGAGGAAGAATGGGATAATGATAATAAAGTGTCCCACTCTGTTAATCATAGTTATATAAATAAACAATATAAAGCAAAATCAGACGAACATGATCAAGAAAAATATGATCAAGAAAAGTATAATCAGCACCATAACAAATAA
- a CDS encoding DUF5667 domain-containing protein, with amino-acid sequence MIKLTNYKNLNKIGKATLAVVLAGSFTFSASKAFAEGTTNQTGNYSTVDLQTATTDGSATTSTDATTSTATPTDTTTTDGTATPTNTTTDGTATPTNTTTDGTATTQTETQEAPSLLPGDFFYFAKIAFEKIQLALSFDKVKDAQLLASFASERLAEAQALFASGNQDDALKTIQTALADMKDANKIVEPQTDAEPTTDQVQNGDQAQATDEVNADEQNTENSSTEETATGDQVKTENPATDVTATDDQATKADQPSDDVQEVKDVMSQNIIALQAALEKVKNPVARAALQRNIEKSYAKLAKKVDKIESKLNHDKKEEADEEKDADQTVVQDQNNATEDGTTTTDTTTTTDQKDNEDVTDETKDEVKPVPTTKKAIHQAAKVEKKATHQNVKQAHQEVKKQMTQKHEEAKKTANENKHENEHGNKNNGKDRK; translated from the coding sequence TTGATAAAATTAACTAACTACAAGAATCTAAATAAAATAGGAAAAGCTACATTAGCTGTGGTTTTAGCCGGGTCATTTACATTCTCTGCAAGTAAGGCATTTGCTGAGGGAACAACAAATCAAACAGGTAACTATTCAACAGTTGACCTCCAGACAGCAACAACTGATGGAAGTGCTACTACATCAACTGATGCAACTACATCAACAGCAACACCAACCGATACAACAACAACAGATGGAACAGCAACACCAACTAATACAACAACAGATGGAACAGCAACACCAACTAATACAACAACAGATGGAACAGCTACAACACAAACTGAAACGCAAGAAGCACCATCTTTATTACCTGGGGATTTCTTTTATTTTGCGAAAATAGCTTTTGAAAAAATTCAATTGGCACTTTCATTTGATAAAGTGAAAGATGCACAATTATTGGCAAGCTTTGCTTCAGAACGTCTAGCCGAAGCACAAGCGCTTTTCGCCTCAGGTAATCAAGATGACGCATTAAAAACAATTCAAACAGCATTAGCAGATATGAAAGATGCTAATAAAATTGTTGAACCACAAACAGATGCAGAGCCAACAACTGATCAAGTACAAAATGGTGACCAAGCTCAAGCAACTGATGAAGTCAATGCAGACGAACAAAATACTGAAAACTCATCAACTGAGGAAACTGCTACTGGTGATCAAGTGAAAACTGAGAACCCAGCAACTGACGTAACTGCAACTGATGATCAAGCGACTAAAGCAGATCAGCCATCAGATGATGTGCAAGAAGTAAAAGATGTTATGTCACAAAATATTATTGCCTTACAAGCAGCACTTGAAAAAGTTAAAAATCCAGTTGCAAGAGCAGCATTACAAAGAAATATCGAAAAAAGCTATGCTAAACTTGCAAAAAAAGTGGATAAAATAGAATCTAAATTGAATCACGATAAGAAAGAAGAAGCAGACGAAGAAAAAGATGCAGATCAAACAGTTGTCCAAGATCAAAACAATGCGACTGAAGATGGAACTACTACAACAGATACAACTACTACAACAGATCAAAAAGATAATGAAGATGTAACTGACGAAACTAAAGATGAAGTAAAGCCAGTCCCAACAACGAAAAAGGCTATACATCAAGCAGCTAAAGTTGAAAAGAAAGCTACTCACCAAAACGTAAAACAAGCACATCAGGAAGTTAAAAAACAAATGACACAAAAACATGAAGAAGCTAAAAAAACAGCTAACGAGAACAAACATGAGAATGAGCATGGTAATAAAAACAATGGTAAAGACCGCAAGTAA
- the sigI gene encoding RNA polymerase sigma factor SigI — MKLMLSLLFMTKKKKRTLEESVLLIQKGDHDLQNEVINSYKPFIAKSVSAVCKRYIYETDDEFSIGLISFNEAIEKYSPERGSSLLSFADVLIKRRVIDYIRKHSKNQHISYDLSSDSQEEESSGTIIVNELSMDDYKKKSDEQQRKDEIIRFQQMLKIYDLSFSDLVENSPKHADARKSAITIAKILSEDEELRSLLIEKKRLPIKQLEQMVEVSRKTIERNRKYIIAIALILSGDYIYMKDYIKGVLET, encoded by the coding sequence GTGAAGCTAATGCTAAGTTTGTTGTTTATGACTAAAAAGAAAAAACGAACACTAGAAGAATCTGTATTGCTAATTCAAAAGGGCGATCATGATTTACAAAACGAAGTCATCAACTCATACAAACCGTTTATTGCAAAGAGTGTTTCAGCTGTCTGTAAACGATATATATATGAAACGGACGATGAGTTTAGCATTGGCCTTATCTCATTTAATGAAGCTATCGAAAAATACTCACCTGAACGAGGGAGCTCACTACTAAGTTTTGCGGATGTTTTAATTAAAAGAAGAGTAATTGATTATATCCGTAAACACTCTAAAAACCAGCATATTAGCTATGATTTATCGAGCGATTCACAAGAGGAAGAGTCATCAGGGACCATTATTGTTAATGAACTTTCCATGGACGATTATAAAAAAAAATCCGATGAGCAACAACGCAAAGATGAAATTATCCGGTTTCAGCAAATGTTAAAAATATATGATCTAAGTTTCAGTGATTTAGTGGAAAACTCTCCAAAGCATGCAGATGCAAGAAAAAGTGCTATTACAATTGCAAAAATTCTTTCTGAAGATGAAGAACTTAGAAGTTTATTAATAGAAAAAAAGCGACTGCCTATTAAGCAGCTTGAACAAATGGTGGAAGTCAGCAGAAAGACAATTGAGCGAAACCGTAAATACATTATAGCAATCGCTCTAATACTTTCAGGGGATTATATTTATATGAAGGATTATATAAAGGGGGTGCTTGAAACATGA